Part of the Suncus etruscus isolate mSunEtr1 chromosome 20, mSunEtr1.pri.cur, whole genome shotgun sequence genome, tgagtttatcaaagacttctattttcatctgttcacatcctTTGAGTAGttttttctgatcatttgctttaaagttctttttcaatctcttctgctgtatggaattattctTCATTTTATCTTCCATCTCACTGATCCTCAGATGCTGCGACTCTGTTCAAGATGCtctccattgagattttcattttatctactgagATTCTCAATCCTGTTGTTTcagattggagttttctgatttctatctttgtggtctgttcagatcaatccatgctttctttgagttttatgaacatcctccatatttcttctctaaaaactTTATCTGAGAGGATAGCTAGCTGGTTGATACTTtccgggtcatcagagctgccatcttcatttttatgcatggtgttgtcctgcattgtttccccatcaCCACATGTGTAGTGTGGCTTTTAATATATGCTGTGGTGGGCATCATGGGTTAGGAGATGTGTGCAGTCATAGAGCAAAGTGAAGTGGCTttgctcctctggcttcacccttaTTTGGAGGAGACAGCTTCTTGGGTGTTGGGCCctgtcatcttcttggctgcctcatgcagtATAGAACtctcccagttctttttttttgggggggggtcacacccagcagctctcaggggtcactcctggctctacgctcagaaatcgctcctggcaggctcgggggaacatatgggatgccgggatttgaaccactgtccttctgcatgcaaagcaaacactctacctccatgctatctctctggccccactctccCAGTTCTTGACTGAGAAAGTGATAGCAGTTATTTTCTTGAGTCCCATCTCATTTGTCAACCGAAGTCCAGTGTCCTGAAAATGGTTACTTCTTatagctgtctttttttttttttttggtctggtttTGTTTCAGTTGTTTCTGGGAGAAAGTAATCTAGTTCCTCTTATTCTATGTTGGGGagatccttccttttattttcaagCTTGTCCATGCAGCACTTGACTTGTTCTTCCTAATTTTATTATCAGGACAACCCAATCAGGTGATTAATGTTTTACttccatcatttttattgtggtaagaATACTCTATATGACATCTAGCCTTGTaacagattaaaataattttaatataagtatCATTGGTGATCACTTTTATATAGGCTTCAGGCATACACCATTATAAACTGACATATTCATATTCTTCATTATGATGACCATTAAAAGTCTTTTCCATCCACAttctttgaaattattattatggttttgggccacactcacctgtgtttagggcttactcctgactctatactcagggatcagttatagaagggttcagggaactataagTAATGCCAGAAATTAGACACAGGGCAATCAGATACAAGGCAAGTGAACTATCTGccccctaaaaattatttttattgattgattttagtTTGGACCATACTAGGCAatgctgaggaattactcctggaagtgtttgggaagaggggaaaccatataggatgttggggattgaactcaagttagctgcatgcaagacaagcatctatCTACTGTACAATCACTCCTGCCCTAATCgttttgttaacatttttttttattgagaccaatgtgaattacaagtcttcacagttgtatttcaggcacatagtgacagtgaattagggccattcccaccaccagtatcgaCCTCtgtccaccatagttcccagcatgcatcccatacgcatcccataccaccccctTAGcctcctgaactgctagtgtaacaggtccattttgtgtagcttgttatagtttggatctttttattctattgtcgttgactttggtttgggtatttagatctgatcattttttatttccgctcaatgctcctgagaccagtTGGCTCCCGAGTCCCATCCACTTTTACCCcttaatttgtaggaagacatagaaatatgaggcagaacaagatgcctaatcattatttttaaaagagtgaaatttggggccggagagatactacagtggtaaggcatttgccttgcatgccaccaattCCAGGCagacttggtttgattcctggcatcccagatggtccccccagcctgccagggacaatttctgagcacagagccagtaataacctctAACTGCTGCTGATGtcgcccaaaaactaatcaatcaagttaaaaaattaaaaaaaaaaggagtgaaattcattgtatttttggtatttttattttttattttaatttttctatactcACAACTTCAGGAGGTGCCATATAGTTCTAGAGATCAAAACTTATACATTATACCATTTGGGCCATGTTCACATTAACCATTTTAGGAGCATGTCATTGATAACTGCAGACACTGTTTGGCAGCAGATCTCTACACTTTATTCATCACTATGTCTTTTTAAGGTTTGAACTTCCATTTCCCCTCCAATGCCCATGACAACCACCATTCTTCTCTCTGTGTTTAGATCTAAAGTaactttcctggggccagagtgatagcacagtggtaaggcatttgccttgcatgcagcctacccaggatgacccaggttcaatttctggtattccagatggtcccttgagcctgccaggagcaatttctgagcacagagccaggagtaatccctgagctctgctggtgtggcccaaatccccaccccccaataaaaGTAACTTTTCTGGGGTTTgaacaataatagcacagtgtgtaaggcacttgtctttgtatgtggctgacctggactcAATATCCTGGCACTGActatgtcccctgagccccaccaggggtAATTTAAGAGGCACAAAGTGTTTATTTGATATGATacatttataaactaaaataacattgTCACCTATCAGCTATCTTCTCTATTTCCTATACTCTCAAGATCCTATTTTAGTCAACAATTATTCTCAGCTTTGAGAATCCagcaaaaataaaagcaggaaaAGTGCCATTCAGCTTCTGTATGGTAATGTCACATTTCTCAGTTCGTTTTTTGGGAGGTTGTATAtctggggggagccacacccagcagtgcccaggattaTTTCCAGCTCTGTGTTAGGAATTCTGTGTTGCTaggcatcaaactcaggtctctTGCATGCAGAGCTTTCACTTACCTCATTGAGGTATTTCTCAAGCCCACTTTCTCAGTTCTTTAATTGGACTTCCCAAGATTTCATTGATGATTTTGATCTTTTCGGAAAGGGATTttgtgaaaagagaagaaaaagagaagaaaagaaagacgaACTGGGGTCTGGGGCAATATAGAATGGTAGGTAAGGCTcttcttatcttgcatgtggccaacccaggttcaattctcagcatcccacatagtccatGAAGCAGCagtaggagtaatatctgagcacagagccaggagcaactccagtACATTGctcagtgtggtcccaaaacacacaaaaagacaaACCACGAAATTGAGAACATAATAGCAAACTACAACTTCAACTGAAGTTTAATGTCTGAAATATATAGAGAATTCCTCCAAAATACCTCTCTCCCAAGTATTGCCACATGTgacaggaagagaagaaagaagaaagcaagtaagtgaaagagagagagaagggctggaatgatagataatatagcaggtaaagtgtttgtcttgcatgtggctgactgaagTTGGATCCCTGtaattccatatagttccccgagccttccaggagtaatttctgagtgcagagccaggagtaagccctagcatTGCTGATTGTGAACCCTCCACCAAAAAGTAACATTTCTCAAGTAAatggatataagaaaataaaaccaccaaGAAGTTGAACATTATGTCATGATCTCAGACTAGCACAACTAAATTCAGCCATGGGGAGACTGGGATTAGGGTAGAGGTGTAGGGGCATTGCTGAAATGACTCAGAGTGAGGGTTTGGAAGTAAGATAAGGTTTCACTGTGGGGACAGTAACAGAAAGAGTGATAGGGTCCGGGGCAATGAGCACCCCCCCCGTCCTTTCGGCGCCTTGAGGTCCCAAAGAGACACAGACCATGCACAAGCAACAGGTGAGTTTTATTTTGGCCGGTCAGGGTCATCTGCCGAGATGGATCTCAGAGCATAGACCCTGAGGCTCTTTTCTGCAGAGCTTATATAGGAATTTTCAAAGCAAGAACAGCACTTTTTCCTTATCAGTCACAGATGCAGCTGTGAACAAAGGCTTACaggtacattaaaaaaaagacatcataGCTTTAAGAGACACATTCAATGACCAAAGAGATGACCATTAAAACTTATCAACCCTGGTGTTACATATTGCAGGTGTCAGCTTATCACAGTGGGCCAGGATGGGAGCAACCTGGCCTTGTTAGttacagagaagaaaggggatcaGTAAAACTCAAGGTTCAAATGTAGCTAATTGTTAGATTCCTTTGTACAGAGTGGCACATACGTTAACCTTAGAAGCTTTTTGGCGCCAGAGCCCCCTCTGCTGAAATCACTCTAGGCTTATAATTATTAGCAATAATATAAGAGTACTTAACGACTAACTTAACttattgatatacatatatatcctataaaacttaaaacttactTAAAGTGGCAGCTATAACAAAATAGTAAGTATAAACGGGCCTTGACCCCACATGCACAAGTCTTTATCTCCCaggcttgcttttgtttttttttttttttctgtgagagcagaacttgcTTATCTTAATTCGAGctaactgtctgaggcctcttGTTTCTGCGCTCCCCACTCTTCTGACAGGGGTTTCTGTTTGcaggctagaattctaaaatgAGACAGTCTTTGAAAAagagaagtttaaaatatatgtaagacctaaaaaaatttaagaaatttttcctCATCAAGAGACGTCATGGCATCAGCCCTAGGTGAGAGAAGACTAGTTCAGgagaagcttctggaaacaaatgcgGAAATTAGGACAGTCATGTGGAGGAGAGTTCAAGACATGGTCAGATTGGGTATGAGCTGaagaaaaggatgaaagaaagtcCTAAATACAGCTGATGTGGAGGAAGGTGGCATCAGAGATCGAGAGTTCTGGGTAGTCATTAGCCAGTCACATCCAACTCAAGATTGTGAAGGATAGTGAACTGGGGAGAATTATGGGTCCCTAATAGATTCCTCTTAGAATATTGAGGATCCTAGCTTCAGTGAGGAGAGATGGAATGTTATGGTCTGAGACATAGAAAAGGAAGGTTGAAAGGGTTAATCAAAAAATGAGagatcagggggccgggcggtggcgctggaggtaaggtgcctgccttgcctgcgctagcctaggacggactgcggttcgattccccggcgtcccatatggtcccccaagaagccaggagcaacttctgagcgcatagccaggagtaacccctgagcgtcacagggtgtggcccaaaaaccaaaaaaaaaaaaaaaaaaaaaaatgagagatcaGACTTGGAGGGCTGCAGTAGGGAGGAGGCTAGCTCATTCAtgcaaaaatgtgtgtgtgtgagtgagtgtgtgtgtgtgtgtgtgtgtgtgtgtgtgtgtgtgtgtgtaagagagagataaagagaaaaaaaagagagagagatagagagatatcAGCCTCTACTGACCTGAAAGGAGAAAGTCTCTGGGATGACTAGGGATAAGGGAGAGAATTTAAACTGGAATCTGGACAAGGAATGGAATAGCGAGAGAAGAGGCCCTGAGTGTGGGGCTTGGCTGTACTCCTTGGGAAGAGTGACTTGGACTTATGGATTCCAGTGGAACTGGAAGGAGATTGTTCTTATTTTGGATTTGTCTAAAGGGTCCACTAATAGGTCTGGGTCTCTAAGAACTCCAGGTTTAAGACAGAAGAGCTACATTCAGAAGCGTCACGTGCTACATGTGTTATATGTATGCACCCATATTAGGGATGTATGCGTGCTTAACATGTTTTCAAGTGGATTCAAGTGTGTAAATGCGTGTGCAATGTCTGAACGGTGGGGTCAAAGCACACGTTTGACCCTCTTCCCTTCTGTATGTCCTCCTCTCACCCTCGTTATACTCCCCTTGCTGTGTTTCCACTGTGGACTCTAATTCCATTGTGGACCCTAATTCCTTGTGGACTCTAATCATATCCCTGATGCCTTTCCTCCTgaccttctccttttttttttttttgcagggataTCTCCACCCCAGTCTTCACTGTGGCAGCGTCTCTGCTCAAGTCACAGCTTCAGCCTGATTATCCTGGGATTCAACATTGTCCTGCTGGTGGCCATCTGTGTGATCATCTCCCGAAGTGAGGGGCCAGGGGCAGAGGGATGGATCAATGCTGCGGCAAATATGGGGAGGCAACGAGTGGGGGGCAGGCAGTGGAAAGCTCATCTGGAATATGGCCCACATCATATTGTCCTTTTCTTTTGTCTCCTGAAAAGGAGCCCATCTGCAAGTGGAGTTGCGGACCCTGAAAGAAAAATGTGGCAACTTCTCCTCTGGCATTCTGATGGAGTTAAAGTCTCTAAGCTCCCATGGTGAATGGCATACAGTGAGGGCTGGGCAGCCTGGTTCCTGTTTATCAGTCTAGGTTTGGGGGCCTTCATGTTGAGTGCCCAGTGCTTGATCTGGAGATTACCCCATCTGAGAAtttgacaatatttaaaaatgctgaTTCTGGGTTGAGGGACCCAGAGGGATGAATGGGGTTAGGCAGGCAAAAGGGAAGGAGGTTGGTGATGGGCAGAGGAATGAAACCAGTGACCCCAGGAGGTGAGGGCACTAAGTATTGTGTCAGGAGAGAAGGGGTGAGGGGTGGGTTACAGAAATAGTAGGTATAGGTAGGCCTCCTGAACTACTCGGGGCTTTATTGTACTAAAACAAGGACCTATAAAGGGGTCTATTTGAGTAGTGATATGAACTTCAGAAAAATCACAACGCGGAGACTCTTTAGAGTTGGGGGAGCCAGAGTTTGTGATGtaccaggccagggagaaggtgGACTTGTCAGTGTCCAGTGgtgggaagagagaaggatggtaAGGAGGCAGGCAAACTACTTAAGTTTCTTGTTTCCAGGAGGCAGTAAAGAAAACAAGGTGACATCTCTGGAAGACAAGTTGGAGAAACAATTGAAGGAGCTGAAAGCAGGTTAGGAGTGAGAGCAtggcatgagtgtgtgtgtgtgtgtgtgtgtgtgtgtgtgtgtgtgtgttgttctcAGTGAAGATTGGAGTCCTGTGTCTGCTTTAATGGTTGCTTCATCCACACTGCTAACATCATAACTTTCTTCTGTCCCCTAGACCATAGTGCTTTGTCTATCCATCTGAAGCATTTTCCAGTTGATCTGCATACTCTGGCTTGTCAGATGGCATTCTTCCGGAGCAAAGGTAGGGACAGGGAGGTCTCCAGTTCCTTTATACCTGCCCCATTTCAGCAAGGTTTAACCTCTTTCTGTTCTATCCTCCCTCAGGCAAAGAATGCTGCCCAGTTAACTGGATAGAGAATAAAGGCAGTTGTTACTGGTTTTCTCACACTGGGGGTAACTGGTCTGAGGCTGAGAGCTACTGCCAGCTAGAGAAGGCCTACCTGGTGGTAATCAATTCTAGAGAGGAGCAGGTGAGTCAGAACCTTCCCAAAGGCAAGTAAAATCACAGGAATTAAAAGTTGGAGATCTCAGGCTTGCTTTACCAAGACACTGGGGAGTGAGGGGACTGAAGGAAGAATCCAAAGTCTGTGGCTGGAAATCTGTAGGCTGAACTCATGCTTTGCATACTAATGGCCTAAGTTTAATACCCAGGATTGCATGGTCCTTTGAACAGTACAaggaaggattcctgagcacagaccaggagttagagcctgtgtggtccccaaattagAACCtggcaaacaaagaaacagaagtctaacgggggccgggcggtggcgctaaaggtaaggtgcgcctgccttgcctgcggtagccttggacggaccgcggttcgatcccctggtgtcccatatggtcccccaagccaggagcaacttctgagcgcatagccaggagtaacccctgagcgttaccgggtgtggcccaaaaacaaaaaaaaaaaaacaaaaaaaaaaaaaagaagtctaacgGGACTCCAGGAATTAATCGTGCTGTTTCCATCAATTCTAGAAGGTGGGAAACTATAGTTAGGAGCTAGGGAAAAGGCACAGGAGCCAGTGAGCCTGTGATGAAGGTTGCATCACAATGTCACAGAAGGTGAGGCAGTATCGACTAAAGAGCAGGAAAGGGGCTgacgagatagcatggaggtagcatgtttgccttgcatgcagaaggacagtggttcgaatcctggcatcccttatggtttcccgagccttccaggggcaatttctgagcatagagccaggagtaacccctgaatgctgcttactgtgaccccccccccaaaagagcagGGAGATAGAACAAGGGCTGGAGCCTCTGCTCTGCTGTCTGGAGTCCCAGGTTTGAGGCCTGACACTGCATGGACCCACAGCATCACcgaagtgagtcctgagtgctgagccaggagtagcctccaaGCATGGTTGAATGTGGATCCCTGAAAaaagatcaaatatatatatatttttttcttaaaaactttaaaaattaggggccggagagatagcatggaggtaaggcgtttgcttttcatgcaggagatcattggttcaaatccctgcgtcccatatggtcccccgtgcctgccaggagcattttctgagcctggagccaggaataacccctaagcactgccgggtgtgacccaaaaaccacacaaaattttttttaaaattaaattacagtGATAAACAAttaaaacatgtttatttattttttgtaaatcacaaatatttcacagttatatttaaggtacatagtgacaataaatcaagggcattcccaccaccagtgatgtccttcctccacctcaactgtattttttttaactgaaacccaactacaaacatgttataatcacggtgtttaaacaaagacactattatatgaaaataaattaaaaataaacttcaatccattttcttcttttttttcctcctctttttttcttcctctttttgagATCAGACAAGATCGGGCACTTTCAGGGTGTTGTGGCTGTagactcttcctctttcttctcttctttctcttattcttcctcctcctcttctttcttttcttcctcctcttcttcttcctcttctttttcgtTCTCcacctcttcttcattttcttcttcttttccttatttctcttttgtcttttttcttctcttctttttcttctttctctttgtcctcttctttttcttcctcctcctactcttcttccttcttttattcttcttcttcctcctcttctttttctttttttactattctttgccttcttcttactctccttccttctcttctttttcagaagaaaaggatgaatccttttcatcttccccctcttcttactatttttcacaatatACTTCTTACTTCTCTTCgccttattcttcctcttctttgccttatttttcttactcttcttcgccttattcttcttaaaattcttcttctacctcttcctgttctcactcttccttcaactcctcttattattcttgttctgggtttctgggacttcattgattcctaagttgtttctgttgagtttctcaaagacttctattttctttttgttttgttttgttttgtttttgggccacacccggcgttgctcaggggttactcctggctatctgctcagaaatagctcctggcaggcatgggggaccatatgggacactgggattcgaaccaaccacatttggtcctggatgggctgcttgcaaggcaaatgccgctgtgctatctctccgggcccaaagacttctattttcatcggttcatattctttgagtagtttagacattgtctgatcatttgctttaaagttctctcccaatctcttctgttgtatggagttgttctggatctcatcctctggctcactgaccctgttTGCAGCTGACGTTACTCCAGTGGAGaagttttccattgaggtttacaattcataagccgagtttttcagacctgctatttcagtgtgaaaatttctaatttcagtcgtcaAATGCTCTTCATGCTTatttgtgctccagtcaagtctatcgatgctttttttgagctccctgaacatcttccataattctactctaaacatcttttttttttttttttttttttttttttttttgttttttgggccacacccggtgacgctcaggggttactcctggctatgcgctcagaagtcgctcctggcttgggggaccatatgggacgccgggggatcgaaccgcggtccgtctcctaggctagcgcaggtaaggcaggcaccttacctcgagcgccaccgcccggcccctactctaaacatcttatttgagaggatacttaactgtttggtactttttggattatcagatcagccatcttgattctttaaacatgggattgtactgcaaaatttccccattgttgAGGTTGTAGATTGCTTTTTACAAAGTGGAGAAGTGGAGTTcaggggtcctggagagattatgatccttggtgtctctgggctagctcccgcagaaagaaggcagagagcagggcagcaTTCCTTTATAATGTCtgtgggtgcccaatcacatggcagaaaTCGGCCCCAGAttagttgggtggggacatcttactgggtgtgggtccttggtgtctctgggctggctctaAAAACAtgttgatggggccgggcggtggagctaaaggtaaggtgcctgccttgcctgcgctagccttggacggaccgcggttcgatcccccggtgtcccatatggtcccccaagccaggagcaacttctgagcacatagccaggagtaacccctgagcattactgggtgtggcccaaaaaccaaaaaaaaaaataaaaataaaaacatgttgataattgagtttcagtcatatagtgttctCACACCAATTCCTTTACTAGcgttcatttcctgccacaaatCCCCCAGTTTTCATTCCATTTCCTCCACCCTCAAtctgcctttatggcagacacttttcatctctctctctctctctctctctctctctctctttctctctctctctctctctctctctctctctctctttctctctatctttccccaattttccttttaggcactgtggtttgcaatactgttactgaaaaggtatcatgtatatcacttcctttcagcacacagttcttgtccagagtgatcatttccaactattattgtcataatggtcctttctttgtcttttttgtttgtttgtttttgggccacacccggtgatgctcaggagttactcctggctatgcactcagatatcactcctgacttgggggacaatatgggacacttggggatcgacccacgatccgtcctaggctagcacaagcaaggcagacgccttactctTTGTACCACCgcaccagccccatttttttcccttctctatcTTAACTGCATTCCCATctatcatttctattgtttttgggtattaCTCTCATGCTATGGGATATTTTTCTATATCCTGCTGATGAGTATGATCATTCCATGTCTGTtcatctccctctgactaatttcactcagcatgatactcaccatatctatccatgtctaaaaaaatgtcatgacttcatttttcctatcatttgcatagtatttcactAAGTAGGTATACTATAGTCTCTTTACTCACTCATCTGTCTTGGGCAGTTGGGCTatttttagattctggctattgtgaatagggcttcaatgaacataggagtgtaaatgccttttctacattgtgtttttaggCCCGTAGGTTATATTGtcaggagtggtattgttgggtcaaatgggagtttactttttagttttttctgAGGAACATCCATATTGTTCTCTAATAAGGCTGGACAggtcgacattcccaccagcagtatatgagagttccttttcctctgtatctgcaccagcactgcttgtttgcatctccctgatgattaatgatatggatacattttcatatgccttttgaccatctggatttcttttttgaggaaatttctgttcatctctttcctccattttttaatcttttatttttcttgttaagttctaccagtgttctatatatcttaaatattaaccatGTATcaggtgggtattgggtgaatagtttttcctaaTCGATGACATTCTTTGTATCCTGGTAATTGTTTGAggtagaagctttttttttttttttttttttttttggtttttgggccacacccggcggtgctcaggggttactcctggctgtctgctcagaaatagctcctggcaggcacgggggaccatatgggacaccgggattcgaaccaaccacctttggtcctggattggctgcttgcaaggcaaacaccactgtgctatctctccgggcccgaggtagAAGCTTTTGAGTTTAATGTAATCTCATTTGTGTATCGTTGCTTCCttttgcttggacagtggtgtttcattcttgaagatgcctttagcttcaatgtcatggagagttctactTACAGTTTTGTCTATGTGCCTTATGATTTGAGCTCTTATATCAAAGTTTTAGCCCATTTTGATTTggcttttgtgcatggcattaaaaaaGAGatctgga contains:
- the LOC125998027 gene encoding asialoglycoprotein receptor 2-like, which gives rise to MHKELQDIQQLDLEENDQELGAGELPSTPGGPARRKTPFWKGISPPQSSLWQRLCSSHSFSLIILGFNIVLLVAICVIISRRAHLQVELRTLKEKCGNFSSGILMELKSLSSHGGSKENKVTSLEDKLEKQLKELKADHSALSIHLKHFPVDLHTLACQMAFFRSKGKECCPVNWIENKGSCYWFSHTGGNWSEAESYCQLEKAYLVVINSREEQKFLEPHTQSFNNWIGLTDSDGSWKWVDGTDYKSNYKNWARLEPNNWKGREVDAYEDCAEIRWDGLWNDDICSQKKRWVCEMKTNFTI